The sequence below is a genomic window from Wyeomyia smithii strain HCP4-BCI-WySm-NY-G18 chromosome 1, ASM2978416v1, whole genome shotgun sequence.
ATCTATACAGCGCTGGTGAGTGGCAGCAAAAACCAAttgattgagaaaattgcaTGCCATCAGACGGACGCTCTAATTAATGCAATTGGCTGGGTGCTAATTGGTGAAGGGGTGCTGCTTCGTGATCGAATGGTTTCTTTTACATAAATTGTTGTAAGCGGAGCttgtatgagatttttttttaatttttctgttttttactTTCAATTGATTTGTAGTTTGAAATTTTACAATTGGTTTGAATCAGAGGAAACTATAAGGAGTATTTCGTATTCAAAACTGAGATTAATGGAAGATTACATAAAATCTAGCTAAACCAGTGTAGACGTTATTCAATGCTAAAGTATCTCCTACGTACTTATATCACAACAGGCAGTAACTCTTACTCGACTACTAAAACAAACAGTGAACAGAACACGCGCGCTAAACTGAAGGCAGCTTGGAGGGAAATTCCGAAGGATCTGTGGCAGTGGTGGAGAATGGAATCCTGTACGTTTCACGCGTTCTTTCTCTTTCTAGCTCACATACGCGATCACACGGTCTCTCTTTCAATCTCTTTGACTTGCTTTCGGTATCGAACACTTAGACTTTGTTAAAAGAATAGCTGAAACCGTCAGGGGTTCTGTTCAACTGCAGTTTACCCGGGGGCTGGAACCGATGTGGAGCCTGAGTAGTCCAGTCCTGGTGTGGTTGTGGAGCTGCCGGGGCGTGGTTGTAGTGATTGTACTGTGGAGCAGGAGCAGCTGATGCTGGAGCAGGGTGATAGTTATGGACAGGTGCTGGGGCTGGAGCTGGGGCTGGGATGGGAGCAGGAGCTTGGCGGGAATGTTGTTCACTGAAGGAAGGGTCGTTCCAGCGGGGGTCGTACTGTCCATCGTCATAACCCTGGTTATCGAAGCTGCGGCCACTGCTGCTGAATTGGGGTTGATATTGTGGCTGTGGTTGGTATTGAGGTTGAGGCTGGTATTGGGGTTGAGGCTGGTATTGAGGTTGGGGCTGGTACTGGGGCTGTGGTGCAGCATGTGCCGGAGCAGCAGGAGCCACTGGCAGGTGATCACCAGAAGCTTGGAATCTGGAAATTCAAGTTTAATTAGGACGTTGCTCGAAGATTATCGCTATACAAAACGgaacggattttttttcttgctaaaaATTCACTATAAACTTACCCATTCTTTCCAGCGACGTAGGAGACCGTTCGTCTTTGTCCGGATGGATCGACATAGCTGTACGATCCACGACGGTTACCATCGGCATCCGTTTCCTCCTTAAAGTTAGTTCCGTCCTCCTGATCATAGGCAGCGCCAAACTTGCCATCTCCGGCCAAATAGCGCTGTTCGCTCAGAATAGCAGCGGTCTTCGGATCCCGGTTGTATCCGCCTTGGTACTGAGCGGCTGCTGCCACCAGCAACGTTGATACCAAAATCTTCAAAAcacaacaaaaaacaaatgatTATTGCAGTATTCCAATCACCAACAACAGGCACACGTCTTAATGACCCGGAAGTAAGATTTCGTCAACGTTCATGTGTGAGATTTGGTTAATATTCCCAAGTTCATTAAAGAGTTTCTTCTTCCGGAACTCACGTCCTTCAAACAACAATCACCAAACAAGAACCGAAAAAGGACACTCACAAATCGAAACATATTAGCTTTTGCTTTTCCTTCGTGTCGGTGTTGACTCCTCGAGGTTTCCTTGTGCGGTAAACTGCTTTTCTTCCGGAAAGCCTTTACTCGATAACTACACACGCACACTCGCGGGTTAGAGACACAGATCCTGATCCTTCTAGTGGGACCAAGACCAGGTTAGATTCACTGCAAAGAAAGAACTAACTTTGGCCGGGACTAACTAGTGGCTTTTATACGAAGAACCACCGCCGGTTGCGGGCGAACCTTGGGAACAACACAAACAGGGCCGCTCGATCGCAACTCGCGAGCGAATGTACTAAGTAGAGTCAAAAACCCGCCCAACTTGACTTCCACCTTCACCCCCGCTGTCGCTAAGTGCCGCGAGCCACAGCTTCTTTCGCGATGTTGCCCCGCGATAGCCATCGGCCGCAGGCTTAAGTCGCGAAACTAAAAAGCATTCATATATTTCCGAGCGCGAGAGAACCACAAACGGGCAGCAACAATCTGCTCTCGATGCTGGGCGAACGACCAGCGGGTAGTTAGTACGAGCGGTTAGCTCGCCGTGCGCGGAGGGACGGCGAAATGGTTTGGCTGTATGCAGAAAGATCAAAGTATCTTAGTAGTGGAGTTTAGCCAAATTTTCAGCAATTACTTCATTGCTTTCCGTTACCGTTTCAAATTGTAAAATGGATTTTCTTCAAAGCACTTgatttttgtttccatttctTCGGTGTTGTTTCGTCAGTGAAAAGTTACGTTTAAAACGCGGTTggtgatccaattaaaaacgtTACATTTATCAAAatgatattttagatttgtcaGTGACACGTTTTTGTTGTGATCAATCGAGTATATTTATTCATCTGGCAATCACTCTTTGCTGACACTACACTGAATCTGTTGCTAGTTCTAGAAATAAAAAGTTTATTCATAACCGTAACGATTCTTGTTATACGCATATCGAAATTAATTGTGCTCAATTATGTAAATAACCTCGATCTATTTTTAACTCCCAATTCCACCGTTGACTGATTTGAAATGATAGAGTTGGAATGCAAAGTTCAGGTGTATTGCaatacaaaaaattgtttttaaaacataCAAAATGGTGACAGATCTGAGAAATATATTGTCTGGACTTAGGAATAACATGAATGAAAACAATTCGCGAAACAACATACGTATGAATCAAACGGTGTATGGTAGTGAGAAATTTGAAAggatttttttctcctttttcgAATCCTGACCTGATTTATTTGGTACCTATCGCAGAAGGGagcaaattgaaacaaaatcgTAACCCTGAGTACGTGCAGAGCGGCGATGCAGGATATTTTGAATGATTAAATCACTTATATTCAATCCGttgaatatttaaattatattcaaTTCGTTGTATAAGACATAGAGTGTGATTTGGGAAAACTCATAGAGCATTTCAACGGTAATAATCCTTTTATGAACCTTCCACTCGTCACGGAAAAAAATCTCGCAGCATCCAGACCCGCTTGTCAAAAACTTGAATATCGtaaagcagcggttctcaacctttggTTGTccacgtaccccttggcgacatTTTCTAAATCAATtttaccccctggcttggaatgttctcgcagaatgGGAGAGACTACCTGGTAGTAGATCATGTTGTG
It includes:
- the LOC129717619 gene encoding cuticle protein 2 encodes the protein MFRFILVSTLLVAAAAQYQGGYNRDPKTAAILSEQRYLAGDGKFGAAYDQEDGTNFKEETDADGNRRGSYSYVDPSGQRRTVSYVAGKNGFQASGDHLPVAPAAPAHAAPQPQYQPQPQYQPQPQYQPQPQYQPQPQYQPQFSSSGRSFDNQGYDDGQYDPRWNDPSFSEQHSRQAPAPIPAPAPAPAPVHNYHPAPASAAPAPQYNHYNHAPAAPQPHQDWTTQAPHRFQPPGKLQLNRTPDGFSYSFNKV